The genomic region TAATATAGCCATTTGAGTTTTGGTACCAATTCCAGGATTTGAGTGGTAAAGCCTACATGAGTGCAAAATCTGTTAATAGTCAGGCCTCTTAGCTTAGCATACATGGCCCTTCACAGTGAACCTTCCGTCTTTTTAAGACTGCCGTACTCCTGCTGCCTGGCATGCCTTGTGCTGCTACTGCATCTGTGAATGTGGTTTGTGTCATGAAAATTCAATACCGAAAAATTGAAATGGAAACAGATACCTGATCTCTGTTGAAAATGTGAAGTAAtttgaaattcacccatttttcttttcttaccccTTCTCCACTCCATTTATGAAACAGACTTTATGAGCTAGGCAACTTGAGTATAAGCAGACTTAGCCCCACTCTAAGCCTGCTCTCTAGACAGGGGAATGGTTTCTAACCTACCTGTAAGCAATCTAACTTAATTAGGGGAAgagtagaaaggaaagaataactaTGTAAGCAAAAGAGATAAACCCTTGGAGTTTTTTAAATTGAGCATCAGGCACCTGGTAACAATTCTCACCACAGACCAGttttattgtcttccttttcCAGATAAGGACAGGAGAGGGGTCAAGTGGTTGGTTAAGTGGTTAACCCAACCTTAGCTATGGTCGCCAAGTCTTTTTACTGTGTGAGGATGCATAAGTGTAGATGCAGCAGTGATTTTTagcagcaaaaggaagaaaatatatgctCTCCTACTGCCTGGCAACAGCGAGAACACagtattttgtcttttatcttgAATTAGTATATAAGTTTTGTATCATTCCATAAAATATTACAGAGATCTAGTTGATTGTGAATTCTTGGAGTAGGAGGAAGAGCCTGGTTGCCAAGTTAGAGTCCTGTCTTGGTTGCTGACTTTTAGTGTGACTTTTCCAGTTACATGTGGGAATTTTATTAGATAATCTGAAATAAATACTAATTTACAGTGATTGTAGTCAATCCTTAATGAGTACATAATTGAAAATACATTGTTGCTTTAAATTAATTGGTGTAGTAACTCTTGTGATAGCAAGAATGTTTTGTTGTCAGTACTTGATTAGATTGAATTGGATCTATACAAGAAACGCAATTCAGTTCATTCAGCAAATGACTCTTAGCACTCCCTCTGCCAAAAAAGGGGCAGTTAAAATACTGAGTTACATAACTGCTGCTAAATGCTTAATTATATGGGGTGTTGTGATGATTCAAAGGTGAATAActtggtctctgccctcaaggaataTGCTAAAACGCACTATGGTAGTGCCGTCAGACATATTAACAAAGTGCCCTGGGTCTATTATTTAACAGGAAGGAGAGTTCCAGGCTGGGAGATGTGGTCAGATTCTTTTATAGAGTTGGCATTTGAGTTGGCTCTTGAAGGTTGAAAGAGGTTGTGACAGGTGGAGAGGGTGGAGGCAGGACAGTACAGCAAAATTCCAGCCAAGAGCAGTCATAGGCAGTGAGACTCACAGAGCCATAGTTCTCAGCTCTGCCTTACCTAACTGCCTTTAGTTTTCCTAAGGAATAACATGAAATCCTCTAAAGAGAATACATTTGTATATGAATATTAGAATGGGGCCCTGCCTCCTAGGATAAGTAGCATGCCTCTAAAACATAGTGGAAATCAGTTGGTTTAATGTTACTAAAGAGCAAATCTATCACAAGGGACTCAGTGAAAATGTAGACTTGGCCAAAGAGGGAGAAGGCAGATTGCATACGCATTACCTAAGCCCACTGTGAAGACATCTTTAAAAACATGTGACCTATTAATGATGAGTCTTTCGGatgttaataaaattaatgtttcttttccctttaagattgtgggtttttttttttttaacagtaatttactctagtaaaaaaaattatgtgagaCTAAAATTTGTTGATGGTAAAACAAACATCTAAAACTAGTTACAGTGTATAAACTTTTGCTtttgccactgaactgtgcataTCTGTTTTACAGATTGGTTTAATTGCAGTCTAAATGGAGAGAGACTGCTTTCCTAAATAATTTGCAGTTCATATGGGAATGATTGCATTTTAACCAACTTTCAGTTAGGAATTAGGGTTGGACAAAGTAGAGCTTAATGTTTAATCTTAAAGTGTTATTTTAGCTAATCGTTGTCTTTCCAGGAATacttttcctgtcatttctttttcctctattcACTTTGGATCTGGGTCCCATGAATAAAAGTAAGacaaaatggggaaagaaatAGTTCATGAAAAATCTACACATAGGTTAATCAGTTCTTGAGTAGCTAAATTGTTTGAACTAGTATTTCTATGCTGAAAGTAaacctaaaattttaaatgctggCTTCATTCTGCTGATAAACATTTGATGATTGATTATAACATATTTCCTTTGCACTTTACTATTATGAAATAAACAAGGTCCTTTAAAGCAGCAGTCCAGAGGGGAGATTGCCCAGAACTATTATTTCTTTAGCTTTAGAAATACATATTGAATATTGGATTGTCGTATTTTCTAAAAGATAAGTATcttgtttaaatattaaattataaaattttaggaTTTGTCAGATTGCCTGGATTACCTTGTAAAAAGCAAGTGCTCTTTTCTGTACAAAGAACTCATCGAGAGCCATAGTGAGATATGCTCAAATTGGTCTGACtgtaaactagaggaagatgcaGATTGTATTTGTTTATCCTGACTGTTTTCTCTGGTGGAAACCAGCATTTCGTGTGATTGAGAATGCTAACACCAGTGTAAGAAAGCAAATGTAATCTCACATTTtacagaaatgcatttttaatccTCAATGGCTGATTTCTTCTGACTAGAAATGTGCATTATACTTCTGAAACCACTACAAGTGTCACAggcttctccctccccaccccccgttttttttttttttggaatgttTATATGGCAAGTGGCAAGGCAAGAGTTGGTAGAAAGATTCTTCTGAAAATTTATCCTGAATCTGATTGCAGAGAGTTGGAATAAGTAAGTATTGAGTTCTTTTTAGTCACTAGATGTCTCTTCAGCTTAAAGATGAACCAGTtactgagaggagggagggaggccgtgCCATTTGAGTTTAGGTGCTGTGGTTGGTTTTCTAGTTCCACTAGCCAGTCTTACTCAATTGGAACAATATGTTTTGCCTAGGTCATGGTTCTTATGCTTGGCTTTGAgaaggtatttttaaaactttgtgtaCCATTGCTTAACAACTGGAATTCAGGGTAAAAATCTTTAGATATGGAAGTGTGGAAATTTAAAAGTTACCTTGTTTTTAGTAGCTAGTTTTTTTAAAGGCCACTTTACTAGGAGTTTGTCCTGCAACATTCCATtccattctattccattccattctcttctattCTAGGAAGAGCCCCTGTTTATTTTTAGATTGTTACATAAGTATAAAAGCCATTTGCTTTAGTGGGAACTTTGCTTTTATTTGGACACAATTTCCAATAAAGGAGTCTGTTATGAAATTCCAAGTGGCcttgttttaaatgtaaaattacagaaaaattggaaaagaggaaaataaaagtaaataaatggtcCCGGTGCTTTAGATGCCATTAGCACTTGGGTAGTGTACCTCTTTGTcgcttttctattatttttaacacAGTGTATCTTCTGGAGACTAGTCAGAAAGCAAGTGCTACAGTATAACTAGGCACACTGTGTTAGATGCCAAGgtaacagaaattatttttcttcacttaCCCTTCACTCTCAGAAACTATACTACAGTTTCATGGGTCTGGGTTATTCCAATTTTATGACTAGTAAATGATTTCCAGTTGTCCAAAATAAAGTTTACTGGCTTATGACCATGAAAGTGTGTTCATTAAGTTGGACTTGAAATGAGGTATTACTAATTATTTCTGATGGCTGTTCTGTAAATCCCATCACCCCATCAATAACTGAATTAATGTCTGTATTTTAAAGATCAAAAATTGtatgaaaatatgttttacaacgtttttcacttttaatatatttcataataggcATTATAATGCCTAAGTATATAGTTGTGATTATTTTCTCACCAGTATATAGACTGGCTCCCCCCTGCCCCCCGAATAACTATATCCAGAAATACACTGTAAGGGGAGGAGAATAGAGGCTAAAAGTAATTTTAAGTGGTTTAacgttttcatttttaatattttgaagatcTGACTGCAGCCATGAGCAGCAATGAGTGCTTCAAGTGTGGACGATCTGGCCACTGGGCCCGGGAATGCCCTACTGGCGGAGGCCGTGGTCGTGGAATGAGAAGCCGTGGCAGAGGTGGTTTTACCTCGGATAGAGGTATTTTTGTCgaataaaaaattttgaagtaCTTCAGTATTCGTTAGTATCAAGACTGGTCTAATTAGcaaaattcttttgtttctgcCCAAAATAGGTTTCCagtttgtttcctcatctcttccaGACATCTGTTATCGCTGTGGTGAGTCTGGTCATCTTGCCAAGGATTGTGATCTTCAGGAGGATGGTAAGTGTTTAACACTTCCTTTCATACCCTTCTAGAACTTGGAGAGGTGAGCATGTGCTACTGCACATAGCATTGGAaaagattttctgtctttgaggttttgtatGGTTTAAAACAGCAACGTTTTGTAAAGGTTTTATAGTCTTGGTCTGCTTCTTTTCCTTATTGTTGAAGCCTGCTATAACTGCGGTAGAGGTGGCCACATTGCCAAGGACTGCAAGGAGCCGAAGAGAGAGCGAGAGCAATGCTGCTACAACTGTGGCAAACCAGGCCATCTGGCTCGTGACTGTGACCACGCGGATGAGCAGAAGTGCTATTCTTGTGGAGAATTTGGGCACATTCAAAAAGACTGCACCAAAGTGAAATGCTATAGGTAAGTTGTTAGAATGTTGCTGGCGGAAAGCTCATTGCAGAGATTCTTTGAGATGAATTAACTATACAAACGGAAGGACCTTGTAAATCAGTACATTCAGTGACATTTGGCTGTGACCAGGTGAGACACATTTTAGGCATACATAGCTAGCAAGCAGCCTGTCTATACATTAGTTAGTATTCTGCCGTGATAGCTTATGGCAGCTGGACAGCTTATAcaactttagaatttttattgttttaaaaatgaaaatgtaatgtTACAATACTTTGGAGTTTTCTGAGACTTTGTAGACAACTGTATAATTCATATACAGAAATCTTTTGTCGTGTAAccagaaatctttgcctatctgtgaatgtgacatagaataaaatgaatatattcaaAGTGTGAAATTTAAGTTTTGATGTATACATACCTGTGAAATCTTAAGAATTAATTTGTATGAGGATATGACATCTTTGCTAGTGTTTCGGTTTGGTGTTTCTCTCTTACGGcgagtattttaattttatggtttAGGCTGCACAATAGCTAGTTGAATTAGCTAATTCTTCTTTCCTGCTGTTATTTTAGGGGTTAATAAGACTTAATGTCTTGAAAACAAGAATGTATTGCTTCACTTGTCATTACTTTTTGTTCTGCACTGACTAGTGCTTTAGTACAGTTTTACATATTCTGAGCACCATTGTGAAAactattaatttttctttttaggtgtGGTGAAACCGGTCATGTAGCCATCAACTGCAGCAAGACAAGTGAAGTCAACTGTTACCGCTGTGGCGAGTCAGGGCACCTTGCACGGGAATGCACGATTGAGGCTACAgcttaattattttcctttgtcgCCCCTCCTTTTTCTGATTGATGGTTGTATTATTTTCTCTGAATCCTCTTCACTGGCCAAAGGTTGGCAGATAGAGGCTACTCCCAGGCCAGTGAGCTTTACTTGCCGTGTAAAAGGAGGAAAGGGGTGGAAAAATATCGACTTTCTGCAtttaactacaaaaaaaaaaagtttatgtttAGTTTGGTAGAGGTGTTATGTATAATGCTTTGTTAAAGAACCCCCTTTCCGTGCCACTGGTGAATAGGGATTGATGAATGGGAAGAGTTGAGTCAGACCAGTAAGCCCGTTCTGGGTTTCTTGAATATGTTCCCATGTAGGAGGTAAAACCAATTCTGGAAGTGTCTTTGAGCTTCCataaataactttaattttaGCTTAATGATGGCCTTGGATTGTCTGACCTCAGTAGCTATTAAATAACATCAAGTAACATCTGTATCAGGCCCTACATAGAACGTACAGTTGAGTGggagtaaacaaaataaaaagacaaatgtgcGTGTTAATGGCTATGTGAGAAAAATCGGGATAAAAGCCTAAACAGGAACAACTTCATCACAGCGTTGATGCTGGATATACAGATGGTGATGGCAAAGGTTTAGAACACATTTTTTCAAAGACTAAATCTAAAACCCAGAGTAAACATCTATGCTCAGAGTTAGCATAATTTGGAGCTATTCAGGAATTGCAGAGAAATGCATTTTCACAGAAATCAAGATGTTATTTTTGTATACTATATCACTTAGACAACTGTGTTTCATTTGCTgtaatcagtttttaaaagtcagatgGAAAAAGCAACTGAAGTCCtagaaaatagaaatgtaattttaaactATCCAATaaagctggaggaggaaggggagttTGACTaaagttctttttgtttgtttcaaattttCATTAATGTATATAGTGCAAAATGCCATATTAAAGAGGGGAATGTGGAGGACTGAAAGCCGACGGTTTGGACTTGTCTCTTTGTACTGACTCAGTCATGTCCTCAGTAATGAAAACAGCTGTTATAAGGAAGCATAGGCTTTAGATATTTTGGTGTCAGTTGTTTTGCAGTGATggagaaatttaattttctttctaatccATTATAATGGTGCCCTCCTGTGTTCATTCTGCACAGTTTTAATACTATTGCTATGTTTTAACATTTCCTGGGCTTCACAAGGATCTGAAATGTTGgattccttgttttttttcctagCATCAGGTCTGAAGTTGAGAAAGAAGTTAGAAATCATTTAGTTGAATAaactcactttatagatgagttACTAGAAGCTTAATCCAGAGCCTAGAACCTTAAACATCCTTCCTACCCTGTGCCCTCTGTACTTTTTTGTCTCCCCACTGGACTAAATACAGTTAGTGACATATGCTTTCCTGACTTAGTGTCCCCCCCACTGCTCTGTGATTTTTCACCTTGGATATATTGTGGATTTTTCATCGTAAATGTAGTCTGGTCAATTTGTTACGGTACATCACTGCAGTTGGTGTCTCAGCTGTGCTGTGTCAGTTCCAGTTTTGTCCAAAGCAGGCAAGAAAGTGAAGTCATGATGTAGGTTCATTTCCTTATGACTATAAGCTTacatactttcttttttcatttgaaatttttgcTGAGCAAATGGTATGCCTCAGTGTTAATTAAAGGCAGCACTGCTAAATTAATTAAGTTCGGGGTTGTAGGGGTGGTGCACATGGGATGTTTCCCCCCCCAAGGTTTCCAGCCTCAAGTACTAAAACAAAATATAGCAAATGAGATATTTAGAACTACTTTACTTCACagtctttttttgctgaggaagattcaccctgagctaacatctgttgccaatcttgccctttttgcttgagggatatttgccctgagctaatgtcagtgccagtcttcctctattttgtatttgggtcgCTGGCCCAGCATGGCtgctgctgagtggtgtaggtccacgtgcgggaaccaaaccctggccgctgaagttgggcgtgccaaacttaaccactatgccatggggccggccccttcacaCAGCCAATTTTTGTGCTGCGTTTGTAGTACCTAGCACCCTTTGCTGGGAGACTCTTTGAGTACATAATTAGGGACTTATTCACAGCAGACCACAAAATGTTCTTTGATAAGATAGTGTTTATTTTGTTGTCCTTGATGACTCTGAGCAAGTGCAACATGAAAGTGTGTTTTTTACAGGGAAATCAAACTACTGCCAATGAGCAGTTCATGTAAGAATTAATGCCTTGTATGACCTGTTTTTAaggcaactttttaaaaagttttcagatAGTAACGTTCCATTGATAGGTGATTGGTTTTGTTAGAAGTGAGGTTTGCCGGGGGCTTAGCAGCTTTCACTTTTGGGTAAGAAGCCTGGATTCTTAACTTGAAGTAAATTCTTCCTCCAGGACATAGGGCCTAGGAAGAGACCAGTCCCTTGTGTTTCTCCAGTATATGCTGAGATTCCCATCCAGCAAGATAGATAAAAGGTCAAAGGTTTCTCCTGTTAGTAACGTGGCTTGAGGGGATGAAGGAAAGATAAGTGGAGGTACTACAATGAATTTTGCATCGTCTAACGGATAAAACTTCATCTTGCTTTTGCATCTCTGTTGAGTTTTACTTCCTTTTTGCCTACTTTCTAGAATAGCTTTCTCAACGTCTTGAAGCTTCTTCATCAATGACTTAAATGAGTGGTTCACATGCAGCTCTTACCTACAAActtattttgaagaatttcaTCAAGAACAGTTAAAAAGAATAACCAGTACAGTGAACACTTAGGTATACTCCTAGATTTGACAGCAAACATTTGTTGCTGagccatttgaaagtaagttgtaGATGTGACACTTCACCCCTGAATGTTTTGCCATGCATCTCATAAGAATTAGGATGTTCTCTCTCATGATCACAATACCGTTATCATACTTAGGAAACTTAAGGGGCCTgcttggtggcacagcagttgtgTTTGCGTGCactgcttcggcagctcaggcCTCGCCGCTTCGGATCCCTGGCAAGGACCTACCACTGCTTAccaagccgtgctatggcaggcgtcccacatataatgtaggggaagatgggcacaaatgttagctcagggccaatcttcctcagcaaaaagaggaggattggcagtggatgttataatcttcctcagggaggaaaaatatttaatgtttcccTAGTACCATCTGATACATAACAATATTCAGATAGCCCCACTTGTATCAAAAAAGTCTAAGCCAGTTTTTCCAAACCAGGATCCAGTTGGGGTTTATAAATTGGTATTTGGTTAATAAGTTTCTTTAGTCTCTTAATCTAATGGTTCCCTACTTTTTTCCCTCATAACCTTGATTTTTTAGACCAGAGCAGTTTTCTTGAATGTCttatatttactgattttttttccttcatggtgTCATTTAGCTTGTTTATATCCCCTGTATTTCCTGGCCTAGAGGCCTGATTATTAGGTTCGTCTTGAACTTGTTTTGGCAAGAATGTTTTAAAAGCGTGTagtgtggggccggccctgtggccgagcggttaagtttgcgtgctccacttcagcagcccgggattcgctggttcagatcttgggcgtggacctacacatcactcatcaggctgtcctatggcggcatcccacatagaagaactagaaggacttacaggtagggtatacaactatgtattggggctttggggaggagaaaaaaaaaaggaagattggcaacggatgttaggtcagggccaaacttcctcaccaaaaaaaaaagtgtaaagtTGCGTTACATCACTTTTACTGTTGATACAGGACTTGATCATTTAAGGCATTTTTTTCATTGTAGTGATAACCATTTCCTTGAAAACCTAGTCATCTCTTGGTCCTCAGTATCCTTTTATATACCCCTTATGCACATGTTGCTTTGAGTTTATAAAATTCTTACACAATTGATGGGAATGTAGAATTTTGCTGAACCCCACTGGTTCAGGAAAATCAAGTTATACTGAGAGTGATATAGTGCACTTCCATGGTTTTGAGGTTCtttataaatattgaataaaaacaTGTGGCTAAAAAAGCTACGTAAGGAAAAGTTGGTTTTCTTAATAGAAATGGTCACATGTTGAGGTTGTGGGGAAAAAATTTCCAAAGTGAACGTTTATGGTATATAGTGCCTTGAAAGATTTTGTCTGAGAAGATTATAGCTATTGCAATGgagttattttgatttttttatatgctAAATTATTCATGGGACATGCTCTTAGCATGTGGCAATTCTAGGGTCAGGAGGTCAGACACTCGGTTTTCTAATCATGGCAGAGTATGAGACATTTTCTCTGGGAAAGGAAGTTGTCCACCTAATTGGAGGTGGAAAGCTTATTTAATACCATATTCCGATTGAGAATTCCATCTAATTTAGATGTGCATAGCAAAGAAAGCTACACTGTTAAGGTTTTTTAGCTATGACCTACCATGGAGTCTGCATTTTTTGCTTATTTAGCAAAGCAGTCTTTTAAAATGATCATTTGGTCTGTGCATTTTTGCTTTGGCACTTTAAAAAGAACTAAGAAGTTCCTCCTTTTCCCTACAATAGGTAGGTCAATaattcccctcctccccacagacCCAATAGGCTGTATTGCAATGAAAGGTCACAGTGATGGAATTAACTTAGTGACGCATTGTTTACATCTGGGTACCTGTGCACATTGTGTTGTGTTTTCAGGAGTTCAGTGCAGCATTGCACTGCAATGTGCAAAAAACTGCATATTTGCCTTAGATCAGTGGCATAGGGTTTTGGGGTGGTTGGGTCTTTTCCAGAAAACATTTAGACTATGCTGTCTGGTACAAGTGCATTTATAACTTTGTCTACTTAAAATGCCAGAAGTAAAGCCTTGAGATTTGGGGGATGTCAAAGAAGTTTTTAGAGCTACTTTTACCATCTGTCTCTTCCTACTCCCTGTTTTGGATGTGTTTGTGTTAGTgtatataatattcatatttgTTGTGATAGTCGAAGTGAAACCTCCATGATTTAAAAACTGGTAAAAATCGTAAATTCTATAGGAGATTTTGAGCACATTATTTTTGCAACAGACTATGATATGTAATAATGAGCATTAGGCATTCCATTTGCTGTAACTAACGTAAGTGTTGGGCTACTGTTGTGACCCTTAGATGCTTGCTATGTAAAGCATATAACTGCATAAATCCTAACAGTCTCAATGGAGTAGGAGTTAGTAACATCTTTGGTAGAATTAGAGATGCAGACCTTTGCATTGAATTTGTCAAAGTGGGTCCTGAGCATCAGTATTTTATaagcctccaggtgattctagtgGCCACTGGATTGAAAACTATTGGGATAAGTAAGGTTTCCGCCTGACTGGTGCAGTTGGAATTTGAGAACAGCTCAGGCCAGTGTTTATCCTTTTAATTATAGTGGTTTAAGTTTAATTATCCTTTTTTGCTTTCCTTAGAAGTGAAAGCATTCATTAAACATAACTGCTTCACATCTAACCTTTTTCAACCCCACTACAAACCTTGACAAGGAACTTTAACTGCTACTTTCAATCTTTCAGTAAATGTTTTGATAGCAAGCTGTAGTATTGAACCTGTCTCCTAAGATAGCTGATATGTATCTGATGGCAAGGATGGTGGTAgtggtttcttaaaaataacaaacttGGTCTTTTTTGCACCTCCATTTCTACTCTTTCACTTGTGAAGCATACTTCCTAAGTAGGCCTGAGGAGACCAAGGCAGTTTCGTTGAGTAGTGTTGGTGCATTTTAGTCCTGATATTTTCCAGTCTGTTTTCTCCCTGCTATTGTGGTTCTCAGTTTTCAGCACTGGATTGAAGATACTTTGCAGTATGACCCACAAAGCAGGGCCTAAAACCTCACTACTCTTGTCTCCCCAGCAGAACATTGCCAAGTGACCAAGCTTAGGCAGAAATAATTTGGTAGCCTAGAAAGAGGTAGTTAATTCAGTGACTTAGTAAGAATTTTTCCAGTTTATTGAGTTGAATTTCTTTCATAAGCATGGCTATCTGCTCTTCTGATCATCCCATCTCATGGCCTTGCCTTCACAGAGTAACCAATCTCTTTCCTTAGGTTCAGTTTAAACATTCTTACTTGCATTCAGCTTGCCCCCTTGTGCCCCCAGTAATGATAGTCACAGGAGCAAGGTGTTATCACAGTGGGGCTTCCACTTAAAGCggatgtgtgtgtggtgggacaGGGGAGCGGTTCCCCAAAGGAGAATGAGGAACTCCAGTCATTCCACCTACTACATTTATACTTCCTGGATCAGGCCACAGAGTTTCATGCATTAGACACATGAACTCAGGATGTTTCTTGGTACTTGATACTTGGCTGATACATGTAGCATTTTATGAGGTAACCCTATATGATCATTGGAGCTGATAGGAGCCTTCTAATCAGGAATTGATTAGACCTGGATGAATGGTTCAAGGTCAGATTTCTGGCTCATTTAGGCATAAACCTGCTTAAAGGGATGGGCTTTTCATTCAGTGTTTCCAGTGgtgtttttaatttggaaaagtcAGAAACACATATTTGTGCAAATGATATGGTCTGGCTGGCACAGATGAGGTGACATTTGTCTCTACACTGTGACCATTTGCTTGTCCACTAATGTTTTGGGTGATAGTTTCCACACAGTGATCCTGAACAGGTAATGGCAGAGGTCAGAGCTTGAGTCACAGACCCTTTTTCTGAAAAATTCAGAGGCAAgatttttgttctgatttttaaatagtaCACCTGAGAGCAAAAGTAAGAACTTGGTGTCTACTTTGAAAGCTTTGCTGGTTCTCTGCTGTAGGAGGAAAAGGGTCTGTTCACTCTAGTGATTTTCCTGCCAGTTTTCGGGATTAGATCACAGTCACTCTAGCTGCCAAGTTTACATCACTTTTTCTTCACTAGCTAGGTTTCTGAATGAAGTCAACTAAAAACTGCCTTGGAATTGGAATATTACTAAGATGATAAGTGGTCATGTATGGAAGAAACATGATTTTCCATTTGATTTcagtttaacttttaaaaacattttttcactATGGAAAAtcttggggggccagccccgtggccgagtggttaagtgtgcacgctctactttggcggcccagggcttcactggttgggatcctgcgcgcggacatggcactgctcatcaagccatgcttaggcggcatcccacatgccacaaccagaaggacctacaagtaaaaatacacaactttgtactggggggctttgggagaaaaaagaaataaaatcttttaaaaaaattaaaaaatcttggaGTAGAGGCAATAATAGTACAAATTGTGTTGCATCTATTACTCAACTTCAGCAACCATCAACTTCCTGCTCTCCCCTACCCCTTTTTTTGTTAgactattttaaagcaaatctcaacCATCGTATAATTTCACCCATGAATGTTTGTAAAACAACCAGACTGTTAACATTTGACCAGCTTAATAATTCTTTTGTAGCATGAAAAACTCAGTCTTCTGTTTAGTTTTCTTCAGTGGATGcaagaatatttttctaatttgtttgtTTGGATCAGGATCCAAATACTCTGTATACATTGCATTTGGTAGTGTCTCTTATGTCTCAAATCTGTAACAGTTCCCTGTCtatattggaaaaaaaattgaagaattcCCATTGACCTTTATTTGGCTGATTGTATCCTAGTAGTATTGTTTCGCATGGTTTTATCCCCCAGAGGTTCTGTAAAGTGGTATTTAGATCTAGAAACTTGATTatgttttggtctttttcttttcttaggcaAGATACATCATAGGGGGTGCTCTGTACTTCCTGTTAGATCTTATCAGGAGGTACGTGATGTCAGGTTGCCTCACTTTTGGTGATACTAAGCTCGACCAGTAGGTTCTGGTGATGTCAGTCTTTTCCATCCATTATAAATTT from Equus caballus isolate H_3958 breed thoroughbred chromosome 16, TB-T2T, whole genome shotgun sequence harbors:
- the CNBP gene encoding CCHC-type zinc finger nucleic acid binding protein isoform X4 — encoded protein: MSSNECFKCGRSGHWARECPTGGGRGRGMRSRGRGFQFVSSSLPDICYRCGESGHLAKDCDLQEDACYNCGRGGHIAKDCKEPKREREQCCYNCGKPGHLARDCDHADEQKCYSCGEFGHIQKDCTKVKCYRCGETGHVAINCSKTSEVNCYRCGESGHLARECTIEATA
- the CNBP gene encoding CCHC-type zinc finger nucleic acid binding protein isoform X1 codes for the protein MSSNECFKCGRSGHWARECPTGGGRGRGMRSRGRGGFTSDRGFQFVSSSLPDICYRCGESGHLAKDCDLQEDEACYNCGRGGHIAKDCKEPKREREQCCYNCGKPGHLARDCDHADEQKCYSCGEFGHIQKDCTKVKCYRCGETGHVAINCSKTSEVNCYRCGESGHLARECTIEATA
- the CNBP gene encoding CCHC-type zinc finger nucleic acid binding protein isoform X2; translated protein: MSSNECFKCGRSGHWARECPTGGGRGRGMRSRGRGGFTSDRGFQFVSSSLPDICYRCGESGHLAKDCDLQEDACYNCGRGGHIAKDCKEPKREREQCCYNCGKPGHLARDCDHADEQKCYSCGEFGHIQKDCTKVKCYRCGETGHVAINCSKTSEVNCYRCGESGHLARECTIEATA
- the CNBP gene encoding CCHC-type zinc finger nucleic acid binding protein isoform X3; its protein translation is MSSNECFKCGRSGHWARECPTGGGRGRGMRSRGRGFQFVSSSLPDICYRCGESGHLAKDCDLQEDEACYNCGRGGHIAKDCKEPKREREQCCYNCGKPGHLARDCDHADEQKCYSCGEFGHIQKDCTKVKCYRCGETGHVAINCSKTSEVNCYRCGESGHLARECTIEATA